TGAGGGTCTTGACCCGCCGTTCCGCGGCAGCGAACTCGTCATCGATCATCGACATGGGACTCTCCTCTGGAACTGCCGACGCCAAGCGTACCGCGCTTCGCGCGAAGGGCGGCGCGACGCGGCCGGGCGCATTCCCCTCCGGTAGACTCCGCGCTTGAGCACTCGACCGTCGGACCGTCCCCTCGCGGCGGCGCGCCTCGATCCGCCGCGGCTCTGGCGCGTCTACCTGCTGCTCTTCTTCATCTTCCTCATCTGGTCCAACTCGTTCATCGCCGTGCGGGCGCTGGTCGGCGACCTGGTGCCGATGGCCGAGCGGCTCGACCCACGCGAGCTGGTCGTCGTGCGTTTCGCTCCCGTCGCGCTCTGGTGCGTCGCCTGGTTCGCCTTGCTGCCCGCGGCACGACGTGAAGCGTGGGGGATCCTGCGCGCCCATCCGTTGCTCGTTCCCTGGCTGGGGTTCCTCAACGTCTGGGGCTACAACCTCGCCTTCGCCGCCGGGCACCGGCGTATCGGAGCCGGCACCGGGTCGTTGATCATCACGCTGAATCCGGTGTTGACCTTCCTGCTCGCCGTGCTCTCCGGGCAGGAGAGGCCGACCTTCCGGCGCGCCGCCGGCCTGGCGGTGGCCTTCGCCGGCATCTACGTGGTGGTGGTTCACGGGGCGGGCCGGACGGTCGAGGCCGCCTACCTGCGCGACGCGCTTCTCCTGCTCGGTGCCCCGGCGAGCTGGGCGGTCTACACGGTGCTCTCGAAGCCGCTCGTGTCGCGGTACTCGCCGCTCCATCTGACCTTCCTGGTGCTCGGACTGGCCAGCCTGCCGACCGTGCCGATCGCTCTTGTCGACACGCCGCTGCGGGCCAAGCTCGCCCTCTGGGGGACGGAGCGCTTCGGCGCGGCGCTCTTCCTCTCGCTCGCCTGCACGCTCTTCGCCTTCTGGCTCTGGTACGAAGCGCTGCGCCGGCTGCCCTCCTCGCGGGCCGCGGCCTTCGTCTTTCTCAATCCCCCGCTGGCGCTCTTCTTCGAGTGGCTCTGGTTCGGTCGCGTGCCGGCGGCGGGGCTCTTCCTCGGCGGCCTCCTGGTGCTTGCCGGGGTCTTTCTCTGCAACCGCGGCGATGCGCCGCGGACCGCCGACCGCGCGGTCGAGGTGCACTGAGTCTCGTCGGACGGCGCGCCGGCGTCGTCAGGCCGACGGATCGTCGAGCAGAGTGCGCAGGCGGATGGCGAGGTCGGTCGGCGAGAACGGCTTCGAAAGGAAGATGGTCCGGACGTCCCCGGCCGTTTCGGGTGGCCGCTCGGCGTAGCCGGAGCAAAACAGCACCGGAAGCGAGGGACGAACGGCGCGCAGTCGTTCGGCGAGCTCGCGGCCGCCGAGGCCCGGCATCACCACGTCGGTGACCAGGGCGTCGATCGAGCCGAGCCCGTGGCGCTCGGCGACGGCGAGCGCTTCGGCGCCGTTGGCTGCGGCGAGAACGCGATAGCCCAGTCCGACGAGCAGGGCGCTCAGCAGGTCGCGCACCGTCGACTCGTCCTCGGCGAGCAGCACGGTTTCGGCACCGCGCGGCGGAGGAGGTGGCGGTGGAGCCGCGACGACCGGCGCCTCGTGTCCGTCACTCGCCGCGCGCGGCAGCATCACGGTGAACACCGCTCCCTGTCCCGGCGAGCTGTCGGCGAGCACGTCGCCGCCGCTCTGGCGGACGATGCCGTGGACCGTGGCGAGCCCGAGGCCGGTCCCGTGGCCCACCGGCTTGGTGGTGAAGAACGGTTCGAAGAGGTGGGCGCGGACCTCGTCGCTCAGACCGATGCCGGTGTCGGCGACCTCGATCGTGACGTAGTCGCCTGCCGGCAGGGAGCGTTCCGCCACCTCGGGCTCGAGCGCGCGAGCGGGCAGCGTGCTCTGGCCGATCCGCACGGTGAGGGTCCCCCCTCCCGGCATCGCGTCGCGCGCGTTCACCGCGAGGTTGACCAGGACCTGCTCGATCTGGCCGGGGTCGGCGCGGACGATCGCCGGTTGGGTCGGAGCAAGCACCTGAAGCTCGACCTCCTCGCCGAGCAGGCGGTCGAGCATCGGCTCGAGGTCGGCGACCAGCCGTCGCAGGTCGATGGTGCGCGGGCGCAGGATCTGGCGTCGACCGAAGGCCAGGAGCTTGGCGGTGAGCTCGGCGGCGCGGCCGGAGGCGCGGCGGATCTCGGCGACCTGCTTGGCCCAGGTCGAGTCCGGGGGGAGCTGACGGGCGAGCAGCTCGGCGTACCCCCCGATCGCGGTGAGCATGTTGTTGAAGTCGTGAGCCACGCCGCCGGCGAGCCGTCCGACCGCCTCCATCTTCTGGGCCTGGACGAGCTGCTGCTCCAGCACCTTGCGGTCGGTGACGTCGAGCACGACCCCTTGGAAGAGAACCCTGGCGTCGTCGTCGGGGCCCTCGCGGGCGGCGATCGCCTGGTCGCGCACCCAGACGATCCGTCCGTCGCGCGTCAGCAGGCGGTACTCCATGAGAAACGCGCCGCCGGTGAGAAGGCGCGCCTCTTCGGTGGTGAACCGATCTCGGTCCTCGGGATGGACCATCCGCCGCCAGAGGCCGGAATCGGCGAGGAACTCGGCCGATGGCGCCCCGGTCAGCCGTTCGATCTGCGGGCTGGCGTAGTGCCACTGGCCGCGCGGTCCGGCTTCGGCGAGATAGGTGACCGCCGGCAGGGCCTCGATGAAGCGCTGCAGACGGAGCTGGGCGTCCTCGGCGACCCGCTCGGCCCGGCGCCGTTCGGCGATCTCGCGCTCGAGCTCGGCGTTGGCGGCCGAAAGCTCGACGGTGCGCTGGGCGACGCGCTGCTCGAGCTCTTCCTGGCTGCGCCGCAAGGCACGCTCCATCATCCGCAGCCCGGTGACCTCGCGGACCACGGCGAGCTTCTGGCGCTCGAGCAACGGGAAGAGTCGCGCCTCGAAGATGCGCTCGATGTCGTCGTCCACCACCGAGTACTCGACGCTGACCAGCTTGCGGGTCGTCGCGACCTCGGCGAGCGCCTCGGTCAGCAGCCGGCCGATGCGCGGCTCGCGGGTGCCGGCGACCGACTGGCCGACGAGCGGGCCGGGCCAGGCGGCACGAATCGGCTTGCTGCCGCCGCTTTCGTCGAGGACGCGACCATGCTCGTCGAGCCAGAGGAAGAGGTCGGGGACCGCACGGAAGACGGCGCGCAGGTCGGCGTTGGCCTGCATGAGCTCTTCGGAGGAGAGGTCGAGCGAGCGCTCGAGCATCCCGCGGTCGCGATCGGCCTGTTGGTAGGCCTCGTCGATGGCGGCGAAGAGCGCCTCGTGGCCGGCCGGCGGCTCCTCGGTGCCGAGCTGGCGCAGCAGCTGGCGACGCAGCAGACGGTGTTGGACCGGCACCGGGTCAGCTCTCCGCGAGCGAGGTGATGGTCATCGTCTGGTTGTGCAGCTCGCAGCGTGCGGTGGGCGTGAAGGGCGAGATCTCGCCGTAGGAATAGAAGCCGGTGAGCACCGGCGTCGGGCCGAGCACGGCACGCACCGCTTCGAGCTCCTCTTCGACCCGTTGATCGAGCACCATCCGTCGGCCGACGCAACTGACGAGCAGCGCCAGGCTGGCCGGAGCCTCGCCGAGCGCGGTGTGGCAGATGTGTGCGGCATCGGTGGCCCCGTCGATGAGGCGCTCGAAGTTGGCCTTCATGAAACGGGCGAGCCCGCCCTCCGGCATCTCGCCGGCGAAGAGGATGCTCTGCTCGGCCTCGTCGACCTGCAGAATGGTGCGGACGACGGCGGTCTCGTCGCGGTGGGCGCGCACCGCCAGCGGGAAGTAGAGCCCGGTGGCCGGGAGTCCGGCGGCGTCGGCTCCGAGATAGCGCTTGTAGAGCTCGAGAGCGGAATGGCCGTCGAGCTCGTAGAGCTCGTTGGCACTGGCGCGGGTGATGAGGCGCTCCGGTCCGAACGGGTCCCAGCCGCCGAGCGACCCGCAGCCCACCCGCAGGCGTCTGCCGGCGATGCCGACCGCCACCACGCCATGCTCGCGGAACGCTCCGCGGTCGATCACCCGGGTGCGGGCGAAGCGCGGGCCGTCTCCGGCGAGGCCGCCGGTGACGACCACGTTCGGCGGGAGGGAGCGACCGAGCCCGGCGACGAGGGCCGAGCCGTTCACCTGGATCCCCTCGCTGAGCACCAGGACGTAGGCGAGGTCGGGGATGGCGGCCAGATCGCGGCCGAGCGCCTCGCCGACCGCGCCGCTCGCCTCTGCCGACGGCAGGTCGCGATAGGCGGCGTGAACCGTCGAGCTGGCCAGCTCGACCGCGGTGGCGACGAGCGTTCCGTCGGCGACCTGTGTGCCCGAGATCTCTCCGGCCGTCGAACAGCCGACGACGAGCGCGGCGGGATGCCGGGCGGCGATCTCGCCGAGCGCTGCGGAATCGTCGAGCGCAGCGCCGGAGCCGAAAACGAGCAGGAGTTGTGCGCCGGGGAGGTGGCCTTCGGCGGTCGCCGCCGAAGCGCCTTGCCGCCAGTCGCCGCCCGGGGAATAACGCCAGTGCGAGACCCTCATGGACGGCGGTTCCTCCGATCGAGGCGAGGGTAGCACAGCGCTCGGTGCTGCGAGCGCGGCGTCGGGAAGGGTGGAAAGGGGGTGAGTCGAACGACGGCTTCGGCCGCGGCAAGCGCCGTGGCACCCCTGCCCGGGTCAGAAGGTATCGCTCGTGGTCACCAGCCACTGCACCTGCCGCTCGCCACGACGCGCGTCGAGCGGGAAGGCGACGTCGAGGTGGATCATCGACGCGTTGGCCGAACGACTCGAGCCGATGCGCAGTCCGAGCCCCACGTCGCGCAGCACGCCGAGGCTCGGCGGGCCGGGTTCCCCGGCGCTCCAGGCCCTTCCCACGTCGGCGAAGACGGCACCGCCGATCCGCACCAGGTGGAAAAGCTCCGCCGGATGGTAGAAGCGCTGCTCGAGGGTCAGGAGGATGCGTCGGTTTCCTTCCTGGTAGCGCAGCGGATAGCCCCGCAGGCCGTTGTCGCCGCCGAGCAGGAGCTGGCGCTCCGGATCGAGCCGGTAGGCGGCGTCGAACGTGAGGCTGGCGAAGAAGAGGTGACGGCCGAGATCCCGCCAGTAGTAGCGCAGGCTGAGGGCGACCTGGCCGTCGCGCAGGCCGCCGATCCCCTGGCCGCGATTGCCCTCGACTCGACCGCCGAGCGAGGCCGCGGCGAGCAGGAGCTGCCCGCGGCGCGGTGCGAAGCCGTCAGCGAGGCTCGCCCCGAAGAGGGCCGCATTGCGGTCCGACCCGAGCGCCCGACTGACCAGGCCGAGCCAGGCGTTGCCGCGCCGGCCGAGGTTCAGGTCCTCGGTGCGGTCGATCCGGTCGAGGTTCTGCGCCTCGATGTAGCCGTCCTCGATCCACTCGCCGGCGACCCACGGATAGGCGAACCTCCGGTCCGGCGGCAGCGCGCGGTGACGCAGCTCGCCGGGTGGAACCGAGTAGCGGCGGCGATCCCAGGTGGCGCCGAAGCGCAGGCGGGCGGTGCGACCCGCCACCGCACCGCGCGAACGGCCGAACGAGACCTCGGCGTACTCCTGGTCGACGGCGAAGCGGTCGTCGATCTCGCCGAGGCGGTAGATCGAGTCGATCCGCTGATCGCGAAAGGCGCGCAGGCCGGCGGCGGAGCGCGAGTCGAGCGAGCGGAACGGGCGCTCGAAGGCGAGGCGCATCAGCTCGCCGTCGCTGTTGTCGCTGTACCAGAGCTCGAAGCGGAGACGGCGGCCGAGGAAGTCGTCGTCGCGATAGCGGGCGAGGGTCGTCGTCCGGTCGACGTTCTCGTCGCGCGAGAGCGTCAGATCGGTGCCGAGGCCGAGGAAGTTGGAATCCTGGAGCTCGAGCTTCCAGGCATTCTCGCCCCCCTTCCGGTTGAAGCTCGCCCCCGGCTTGAGCGACCAGACGTCGCGGGT
This genomic window from Holophagales bacterium contains:
- a CDS encoding PAS domain-containing protein, translating into MPVQHRLLRRQLLRQLGTEEPPAGHEALFAAIDEAYQQADRDRGMLERSLDLSSEELMQANADLRAVFRAVPDLFLWLDEHGRVLDESGGSKPIRAAWPGPLVGQSVAGTREPRIGRLLTEALAEVATTRKLVSVEYSVVDDDIERIFEARLFPLLERQKLAVVREVTGLRMMERALRRSQEELEQRVAQRTVELSAANAELEREIAERRRAERVAEDAQLRLQRFIEALPAVTYLAEAGPRGQWHYASPQIERLTGAPSAEFLADSGLWRRMVHPEDRDRFTTEEARLLTGGAFLMEYRLLTRDGRIVWVRDQAIAAREGPDDDARVLFQGVVLDVTDRKVLEQQLVQAQKMEAVGRLAGGVAHDFNNMLTAIGGYAELLARQLPPDSTWAKQVAEIRRASGRAAELTAKLLAFGRRQILRPRTIDLRRLVADLEPMLDRLLGEEVELQVLAPTQPAIVRADPGQIEQVLVNLAVNARDAMPGGGTLTVRIGQSTLPARALEPEVAERSLPAGDYVTIEVADTGIGLSDEVRAHLFEPFFTTKPVGHGTGLGLATVHGIVRQSGGDVLADSSPGQGAVFTVMLPRAASDGHEAPVVAAPPPPPPPRGAETVLLAEDESTVRDLLSALLVGLGYRVLAAANGAEALAVAERHGLGSIDALVTDVVMPGLGGRELAERLRAVRPSLPVLFCSGYAERPPETAGDVRTIFLSKPFSPTDLAIRLRTLLDDPSA
- a CDS encoding DMT family transporter, with amino-acid sequence MSTRPSDRPLAAARLDPPRLWRVYLLLFFIFLIWSNSFIAVRALVGDLVPMAERLDPRELVVVRFAPVALWCVAWFALLPAARREAWGILRAHPLLVPWLGFLNVWGYNLAFAAGHRRIGAGTGSLIITLNPVLTFLLAVLSGQERPTFRRAAGLAVAFAGIYVVVVHGAGRTVEAAYLRDALLLLGAPASWAVYTVLSKPLVSRYSPLHLTFLVLGLASLPTVPIALVDTPLRAKLALWGTERFGAALFLSLACTLFAFWLWYEALRRLPSSRAAAFVFLNPPLALFFEWLWFGRVPAAGLFLGGLLVLAGVFLCNRGDAPRTADRAVEVH
- a CDS encoding BamA/TamA family outer membrane protein translates to MPWIQRAAPGASVLLTLAWLAGLAGAPAAAAAAEATPDPGPVVDPTCRTWLVGEAIPSPTELEAQGARVRRILVRAKNIFDPEVPGESFWAFRLANQLHLTTRERVILHRLVFAPGEPYRERRLAESERLLRRDRFLYDAVVRPVAYCDGDVDIEVITRDVWSLKPGASFNRKGGENAWKLELQDSNFLGLGTDLTLSRDENVDRTTTLARYRDDDFLGRRLRFELWYSDNSDGELMRLAFERPFRSLDSRSAAGLRAFRDQRIDSIYRLGEIDDRFAVDQEYAEVSFGRSRGAVAGRTARLRFGATWDRRRYSVPPGELRHRALPPDRRFAYPWVAGEWIEDGYIEAQNLDRIDRTEDLNLGRRGNAWLGLVSRALGSDRNAALFGASLADGFAPRRGQLLLAAASLGGRVEGNRGQGIGGLRDGQVALSLRYYWRDLGRHLFFASLTFDAAYRLDPERQLLLGGDNGLRGYPLRYQEGNRRILLTLEQRFYHPAELFHLVRIGGAVFADVGRAWSAGEPGPPSLGVLRDVGLGLRIGSSRSANASMIHLDVAFPLDARRGERQVQWLVTTSDTF
- a CDS encoding FIST C-terminal domain-containing protein — protein: MRVSHWRYSPGGDWRQGASAATAEGHLPGAQLLLVFGSGAALDDSAALGEIAARHPAALVVGCSTAGEISGTQVADGTLVATAVELASSTVHAAYRDLPSAEASGAVGEALGRDLAAIPDLAYVLVLSEGIQVNGSALVAGLGRSLPPNVVVTGGLAGDGPRFARTRVIDRGAFREHGVVAVGIAGRRLRVGCGSLGGWDPFGPERLITRASANELYELDGHSALELYKRYLGADAAGLPATGLYFPLAVRAHRDETAVVRTILQVDEAEQSILFAGEMPEGGLARFMKANFERLIDGATDAAHICHTALGEAPASLALLVSCVGRRMVLDQRVEEELEAVRAVLGPTPVLTGFYSYGEISPFTPTARCELHNQTMTITSLAES